One Gadus chalcogrammus isolate NIFS_2021 chromosome 22, NIFS_Gcha_1.0, whole genome shotgun sequence genomic window carries:
- the rp9 gene encoding retinitis pigmentosa 9 protein isoform X1: MSSKKRSRHRESSTDRKKHKESKDDLEKLKVQTKKLSQEVQKLKHIETFYEKPPPGLIKEREEKPEDCIPESEENEDARNFLASAPTKGLWMPLGKEVKVMQCWRCKRYGHRTGDRECPFFTKGNQKLEQFRVAHEDPMYDLIRENKRNEKESRIQQLQQLLQDTTSSDSDSSSSSSSSSSSSSSSKQHHSSKKKKKDKEKKKEKKKKGKADKKPKKKKRRTQSHKSSRTGGSD, from the exons ATGTCCAGCAAAAAGAGAAGTCGACACAGGGAGAGCAGCACAGACCGCAAGAAACACAAGGAATCCAAAGATGACCTGGAGAAGCTCAAGGTTCAGACCAAGAAACTCAGCCAAGAAGTGCAGAAGCTGAAGCACATCGAGACGTT TTACGAAAAACCGCCTCCCGGACTAATAAAG gagagggaagagaaaccAGAGGATTGCATCCCTGAATCAGAGGAAAATGAAGATGCCAGGAACTTCCTGGCAAGTGCTCCGACGAAGGGGCTGTGGATGCCCCTTGGGAAGGAGGTGAAGGTGATGCAGT GCTGGAGATGCAAGCGCTACGGCCACAGGACTGGAGATCGCGAGTGTCCCTTCTTCACAAAAGGGAATCAAAAACTGGAGCAGTTCAGAGTG GCACATGAGGACCCGATGTACGACCTGATCCGAGAAAACAAGAGGAATGAAAAGGAATCTAG GATCCAGCAACTTCAGCAGCTGCTCCAGGACACCACCTCCTCCGACTcggacagctcctcctcctcctcctcctcctcctcctcctcctcctcatccaagCAGCACCACAgcagcaagaagaagaagaaggacaaggagaagaaaaaggagaagaagaagaagggaaagGCCGACAAGAAGcctaagaagaagaagaggcgaacACAATCCCACAAGTCCTCCCGGACCGGGGGCTCTGACTGA
- the rp9 gene encoding retinitis pigmentosa 9 protein isoform X2 — protein sequence MSSKKRSRHRESSTDRKKHKESKDDLEKLKVQTKKLSQEVQKLKHIETFYEKPPPGLIKEREEKPEDCIPESEENEDARNFLASAPTKGLWMPLGKEVKVMQCWRCKRYGHRTGDRECPFFTKGNQKLEQFRVDPATSAAAPGHHLLRLGQLLLLLLLLLLLLLIQAAPQQQEEEEGQGEEKGEEEEGKGRQEA from the exons ATGTCCAGCAAAAAGAGAAGTCGACACAGGGAGAGCAGCACAGACCGCAAGAAACACAAGGAATCCAAAGATGACCTGGAGAAGCTCAAGGTTCAGACCAAGAAACTCAGCCAAGAAGTGCAGAAGCTGAAGCACATCGAGACGTT TTACGAAAAACCGCCTCCCGGACTAATAAAG gagagggaagagaaaccAGAGGATTGCATCCCTGAATCAGAGGAAAATGAAGATGCCAGGAACTTCCTGGCAAGTGCTCCGACGAAGGGGCTGTGGATGCCCCTTGGGAAGGAGGTGAAGGTGATGCAGT GCTGGAGATGCAAGCGCTACGGCCACAGGACTGGAGATCGCGAGTGTCCCTTCTTCACAAAAGGGAATCAAAAACTGGAGCAGTTCAGAGTG GATCCAGCAACTTCAGCAGCTGCTCCAGGACACCACCTCCTCCGACTcggacagctcctcctcctcctcctcctcctcctcctcctcctcctcatccaagCAGCACCACAgcagcaagaagaagaagaaggacaaggagaagaaaaaggagaagaagaagaagggaaagGCCGACAAGAAGcctaa
- the c22h18orf21 gene encoding UPF0711 protein C18orf21 homolog, whose protein sequence is MKNLTYVPKHRAINFLKKASQLYQGRCPELARYLMRESMAVKECVVGAAPPAQGRGGGMLPESCQYCCQQFRAGNTRVRLLPKRRTAARVHSVLRLEARGKRLSLAQGQLLRRYRSSTTTTMVTCNTCHKTTRHNGVNRRFLFNHAKNTPHGPQTHRSNTGSPKSLGKEETPSKTPSKTPSKTPIKTPIKTPIKTPSKTPSKTPSKTPCNTPRKTPPRQAPWTFSTRNNTPSPNNRPFRFKKWVVKGLTHILNRDNKPETGTLKDFLSSL, encoded by the exons ATGAAGAATCTTACTTATGTACCAAAACATCGCGCGATCAACTTTCTGAAGAAGGCTTCGCAGCTGTATCAGGGACGCTGTCCGGAGCTGGCCCGTTACCTGAT GCGAGAGTCTATGGCAGTGAAGGAGTGTGTTGTTGGAGCTG CCCCACCAGCCCAGGGGAGGGGCGGAGGCATGTTGCCGGAAAGCTGCCAGTACTGCTGTCAGCAGTTCCGGGCCGGCAACACGCGCGTACGGCTGCTGCCCAAGCGGCGCACGGCGGCGCGAGTGCACAGCGTCCTGCGCCTGGAGGCCCGGGGGAAACGCCTCAGCCTGGCCCAGGGCCAGCTCCTGCGGCGCTACCGgagctccaccaccacaacg atGGTCACGTGCAACACTTGCCACAAGACTACCCGACACAACGGGGTGAATCGGAGATTCTTGTTCAACCATGCAAAGAACACCCCTCATGGCCCACAGACGCATAGAAGCAACACCGGCTCCCCCAAATCGTTGGGCAAAGAGGAGACACCCAGCAAGACACCCAGCAAGACACCCAGCAAGACACCCATCAAGACACCCATCAAGACACCCATCAAGACACCCAGCAAGACACCCAGCAAGACACCCAGCAAGACACCATGCAATACCCCCAGAAAAACACCACCCCGTCAAGCACCCTG GACGTTCTCCACCCGGAACAACACCCCTTCCCCCAACAATCGCCCCTTTAGATTTAAGAAGTGGGTCGTGAAGGGTCTCACCCACATCCTGAACCGGGATAACAAGCCTGAGACAGGCACGCTGAAggacttcctctcctccctctga